Proteins from a single region of Geothrix sp. PMB-07:
- a CDS encoding DUF4382 domain-containing protein yields MPLNLPFARLLGIAVLVLMNACTGSHHGTHTLPPSTGNVALCFTGNGIDDWQGVDITLQSIELTPKGGGKPVALFTAPSPGLPINLALLDHTEQLVGNFSVPVGTYTDATLTIVGPTLGTPSAVEIDPSENPSVGFPGIASGSYDTSVSLLGLDSSTGRPLLTRTIPLQAPLVVTTDKGNLLDLAFDLSRPTFLVAHGTPGYNQWSLDLDGVLSQRLIGDVSQVILQPMWGTIPSIATDGSSMLLSQRIGAGIVGSVVIPQFLKIRPDVTNGTLFRDGSADTSRVVKDFSTLSSLLSTSQVVVSGRLQADGSIVAARVWTPGQVFGSLVDGHVIQLIPGQNVLVVEGTFGWTSNGGGFGGMSGEVDAQTQFFLRNPTKPEADAIPIGSGPSFLSSNRLAKGFRVFVSSGRSGKSFVIRTVEILAARFSGSPSMVTGTQFTCESQQFTYPEPYTGHYIVDLPFAKGFTWSNDLSKATDGVDFAGFASRSVDFGGTAGVFVPWTSTGAVWGDAANPNGWTAQTTEFQSLRLPDGSVASPWIAAAGGGSFGLSLPGGTQTITVDVSVATTKAYNNRGINPPPYGGFGIDTEPFDLSTASGLNSFQSYLARGWPIRVFGYPDGRGHITATTIFIQNPT; encoded by the coding sequence ATGCCACTCAATTTGCCCTTCGCTCGACTTCTAGGCATTGCTGTGCTCGTGCTAATGAATGCCTGCACTGGGTCCCATCATGGAACGCATACGCTGCCACCCTCCACTGGGAACGTTGCCCTGTGCTTCACCGGAAATGGCATCGACGATTGGCAGGGCGTTGATATCACCCTCCAGAGCATTGAACTCACGCCCAAAGGGGGCGGGAAGCCGGTGGCGCTGTTCACGGCACCCTCGCCTGGACTCCCCATCAACCTCGCCCTGCTCGATCACACGGAACAGTTGGTGGGCAATTTCTCGGTACCCGTGGGCACCTACACTGACGCGACATTGACCATTGTGGGACCCACGCTAGGAACTCCCAGCGCTGTTGAAATCGATCCATCAGAAAACCCGTCGGTTGGATTCCCAGGCATTGCATCAGGTTCCTACGACACGTCTGTCTCACTCTTGGGCCTGGATTCCTCCACGGGAAGACCCCTCCTGACCCGCACCATCCCCCTTCAGGCTCCCCTGGTGGTTACGACGGACAAAGGGAACCTGCTGGACCTGGCTTTTGATCTCTCCAGGCCGACCTTCCTGGTGGCTCACGGGACGCCGGGTTACAACCAATGGAGCTTGGATTTGGATGGTGTGCTTAGCCAGCGCCTCATTGGGGACGTGTCCCAGGTGATCCTGCAGCCCATGTGGGGGACCATCCCATCCATCGCAACGGACGGCAGTTCCATGCTCCTTTCCCAGCGCATCGGAGCAGGTATTGTGGGAAGTGTGGTGATCCCTCAATTCCTGAAGATCCGCCCTGATGTCACCAACGGCACCCTCTTCCGGGATGGCTCTGCGGACACCAGTCGTGTCGTCAAAGATTTCTCAACGCTGTCTTCGCTGCTCTCGACCAGCCAAGTCGTGGTTTCGGGACGGCTTCAGGCAGACGGGAGCATCGTGGCTGCCCGAGTGTGGACTCCCGGGCAGGTGTTCGGAAGCCTGGTGGATGGGCATGTCATTCAGCTTATTCCCGGCCAGAACGTGCTTGTTGTGGAAGGGACATTCGGGTGGACCTCTAACGGCGGTGGTTTTGGCGGCATGAGTGGCGAGGTGGATGCTCAGACCCAATTCTTTCTGCGGAACCCAACCAAACCCGAGGCCGATGCGATCCCCATCGGTTCTGGGCCCTCCTTTCTGTCGTCTAACCGCTTGGCCAAGGGCTTCAGGGTCTTTGTTTCCTCCGGTCGGTCGGGCAAAAGTTTTGTGATCCGCACGGTGGAAATCCTGGCGGCCCGGTTCAGTGGGAGCCCATCCATGGTCACTGGAACCCAGTTCACCTGCGAGAGCCAGCAGTTTACTTATCCCGAGCCTTATACCGGGCATTACATCGTGGACCTGCCTTTTGCCAAGGGGTTCACCTGGTCGAACGACCTGTCCAAAGCAACTGACGGAGTGGATTTCGCCGGATTCGCGAGTCGGTCCGTGGATTTTGGTGGTACGGCGGGTGTCTTCGTCCCCTGGACCTCCACGGGTGCGGTTTGGGGCGATGCCGCCAATCCCAATGGATGGACCGCTCAGACTACGGAATTCCAGAGCCTGCGACTTCCTGATGGCAGCGTGGCCTCGCCTTGGATTGCCGCCGCCGGCGGTGGATCCTTCGGCTTGTCCTTGCCTGGAGGCACCCAGACCATCACGGTGGATGTGAGTGTGGCGACCACGAAGGCTTACAACAACCGTGGCATCAACCCGCCGCCGTACGGGGGGTTCGGCATTGACACTGAACCCTTTGATCTCTCGACCGCATCTGGACTCAACTCGTTCCAAAGCTATCTTGCGCGGGGGTGGCCGATCAGGGTGTTCGGATACCCGGACGGCCGCGGACACATCACAGCCACCACGATCTTCATCCAAAATCCCACTTAA
- a CDS encoding slipin family protein — protein sequence MDALLTPFGCLGPVAVFVVIYLFSCLKVVNEYERLVIFTLGKVDEHPKGPGLCFVWRPFQTAVTVSLRTTVLEVPSQDVITRDNVSLKVSAVVYSRVLDPKQAIIGVENYYYATSQIAQTTLRSILGEVSLDELLADREKLSARLREIIDRSTEPWGVEVSSVELKSVDLPEQIQRAMGKQAEAEREKRAKIIAAEGELMASQQLLEAANKISQNPTAIQMRYLQTLTEIAVEKNSTIVFPLPMELMKAFDKFTEK from the coding sequence ATGGACGCCCTGCTCACCCCCTTCGGCTGCCTCGGCCCCGTGGCGGTTTTCGTCGTGATCTACCTGTTCTCCTGCCTCAAGGTGGTGAACGAGTACGAGCGGCTGGTGATCTTCACCCTGGGCAAGGTGGACGAGCATCCCAAGGGCCCCGGCCTCTGCTTCGTGTGGCGCCCCTTCCAGACCGCCGTCACCGTGAGCCTGCGCACCACCGTGCTGGAGGTGCCCAGCCAAGACGTGATCACCCGCGACAACGTGAGCCTGAAGGTGAGCGCCGTGGTGTATTCCCGGGTGCTCGATCCCAAGCAGGCCATCATCGGCGTGGAGAACTACTACTACGCCACCAGCCAGATCGCCCAGACCACGCTGCGCTCCATCCTGGGCGAAGTGAGCCTCGACGAGTTGCTGGCGGACCGCGAGAAGCTCAGCGCCCGCCTGCGCGAAATCATCGACCGCTCCACCGAGCCCTGGGGTGTGGAAGTGAGCAGCGTGGAGCTGAAGAGCGTGGATCTTCCGGAACAGATCCAGCGCGCCATGGGCAAGCAGGCCGAAGCCGAACGCGAGAAGCGCGCGAAGATCATCGCCGCCGAGGGCGAACTGATGGCCTCCCAGCAGCTGCTGGAAGCCGCCAACAAGATCAGCCAGAACCCCACGGCCATCCAGATGCGCTACCTGCAGACCCTCACGGAAATTGCCGTGGAGAAGAACAGCACCATTGTCTTCCCCCTGCCCATGGAACTGATGAAGGCCTTCGACAAGTTCACCGAGAAATAG
- a CDS encoding DUF3488 and transglutaminase-like domain-containing protein, producing the protein MAVRWGRWIDHLPLWVALGATISAGIYEPRELALMALPLGVAAVVEAFRWDFGPRHRWLEFGALLYFLAHLAWGGGPFMVAIHTLYVLGAIRLALPREVAQRRQVVLIGFVLFLTTAMGPSDVTFLLWTLAWFGVAALALLQQSWEPSAALRRGAFSRPPYGRVPLWIGGALILASGLFVIMPRLNLGLRPRFLLGASQAFGQAGLGDRLDLSIGGPIASNPEVALRITPPSDVDPVRESQWSRGLSLLRGITLETVRGFQWEPSEYRPTTFDALGSAAGNRRAEFLFAPNPQGLLALPPGLTQLDPWDPYLTAGYGGSIRWRSVRARTLPITATWNPSLGEPREPRLSPRRWSLLTHLDPEHEAARRASQQWAPANLPPRQLAAALEKTLQGLTYTLENPSGKAANPLQDFLEHTRAGHCEYFASSLALMLRARGVPARVVNGYRLGPWVPEGGYFRVSQNEAHSWVEYWDDGRWWTADPTPRGVGTEGSQAGGLNLLERWADAVRYRWDRYVVRFSDQDQQTGLSWFQSQVQDWEWRWKAPRREVAWGLGALVSAYLLWRTRGRWQVAPTGPGRIRALRPLLSATRQSTPPLPGETARAWLLRLSGHRPERREALLALADATDAQAYGPGHDAASTLAKAEAAAWRGWRAPISR; encoded by the coding sequence ATGGCCGTGAGGTGGGGCCGCTGGATCGACCACCTGCCCCTGTGGGTCGCCCTCGGTGCCACGATCTCCGCAGGCATCTACGAACCCCGGGAACTGGCGCTCATGGCCCTTCCGCTGGGAGTGGCGGCCGTGGTCGAGGCCTTCCGTTGGGATTTCGGCCCACGCCATCGCTGGCTGGAATTCGGCGCCCTGCTCTACTTCCTGGCCCACCTCGCCTGGGGCGGCGGCCCCTTCATGGTGGCCATTCACACCCTGTATGTGCTGGGCGCCATCCGCCTCGCCCTGCCCCGGGAGGTTGCCCAGCGCCGCCAAGTGGTCCTGATCGGGTTCGTGCTGTTTCTCACCACGGCCATGGGGCCCAGCGATGTGACCTTCCTCCTGTGGACCCTGGCCTGGTTCGGCGTGGCCGCCCTGGCCTTGTTGCAGCAAAGCTGGGAGCCATCCGCGGCCCTGCGCAGGGGCGCATTCTCGCGCCCACCCTACGGCCGGGTGCCGCTGTGGATCGGCGGCGCGCTGATCCTGGCCAGCGGGTTGTTTGTCATCATGCCGCGCCTGAACCTCGGCCTGCGGCCCCGCTTCCTGCTCGGGGCCTCGCAGGCCTTCGGCCAGGCGGGACTGGGTGACCGCCTGGACCTATCCATCGGAGGGCCCATCGCCTCCAACCCCGAGGTAGCCCTGCGCATCACCCCCCCTTCGGATGTGGATCCTGTCCGTGAATCCCAATGGAGTCGCGGCCTCAGCCTGCTGCGCGGCATCACGCTGGAAACGGTGCGGGGCTTCCAGTGGGAACCATCTGAATACCGGCCCACCACTTTCGATGCACTGGGCTCTGCCGCGGGCAACCGGAGAGCGGAGTTCCTCTTCGCACCGAATCCGCAGGGCCTGCTGGCCCTGCCCCCTGGCCTCACCCAATTGGATCCCTGGGATCCCTACCTGACCGCGGGATATGGCGGGAGCATCCGCTGGCGCTCGGTCCGCGCCCGCACCCTGCCCATCACGGCCACTTGGAATCCCAGCCTGGGTGAACCGCGGGAACCCCGGTTGTCGCCCCGGCGTTGGAGCCTTCTCACGCATCTGGACCCGGAACACGAAGCAGCCCGCCGAGCGAGCCAGCAGTGGGCCCCGGCCAACCTGCCACCACGACAGCTCGCGGCCGCCCTCGAGAAAACCCTGCAAGGTCTCACCTACACGCTGGAGAACCCCTCCGGCAAAGCCGCCAACCCGTTGCAGGATTTTCTTGAGCACACCCGGGCCGGCCATTGCGAATACTTCGCCTCGAGCCTGGCCCTCATGTTGCGCGCCCGGGGTGTGCCGGCGCGGGTGGTGAATGGCTACCGGCTGGGGCCCTGGGTTCCCGAGGGCGGCTACTTCCGCGTGAGCCAGAATGAGGCCCACAGCTGGGTGGAGTACTGGGACGACGGGCGCTGGTGGACGGCGGACCCCACACCTCGGGGTGTCGGCACAGAGGGTTCGCAAGCGGGCGGCCTGAACCTGCTCGAGCGCTGGGCCGATGCGGTCCGCTACCGGTGGGACCGCTACGTGGTGCGCTTCTCAGACCAGGATCAGCAGACCGGCCTCTCCTGGTTCCAGAGCCAAGTCCAGGACTGGGAGTGGCGCTGGAAGGCGCCTCGTCGGGAAGTCGCATGGGGGCTCGGCGCCCTCGTATCGGCCTACCTGCTCTGGCGCACCCGAGGCCGGTGGCAGGTTGCGCCCACAGGCCCTGGGCGCATCCGAGCCCTGCGGCCCCTGCTCAGCGCCACCCGCCAGAGCACGCCGCCCCTCCCCGGTGAAACCGCTCGCGCCTGGCTGCTGCGCCTGAGTGGGCACCGCCCGGAGCGGCGAGAAGCCCTCCTGGCCCTGGCCGATGCCACGGATGCCCAGGCTTACGGCCCCGGACATGATGCGGCCTCCACCTTGGCGAAGGCAGAGGCCGCGGCCTGGCGGGGCTGGAGGGCCCCTATTTCTCGGTGA
- a CDS encoding anhydro-N-acetylmuramic acid kinase, translated as MQPRIPLPEDRPWRVLGLMSGTSADGVDAVLIEVAPGGFEGGTPFLRLLGHHPWAYPAALRDQVLAAASNRLSPADLCILQRRLGDHHAQAANDLCGQLSLRPDLASLHGQTVQHHPDQGASLQLADPYVLAEGLGCPVVWDLRRRDLALGGQGAPLVPLPERWLHGAAPWLALNLGGIANLTFWDGQRTRAWDTGPAMSLLDLAAQRWLHLPFDPEGAAATGQVAQPLLERWLRHPYFQLAPPKSTGREVFGEAWIASEFQALEAMPRPDRLATLAAFTAASVAHETERLRPWPANLRGLVSGGGARHQRLRQELAQRLPLRLEDDAVFPAGAREAVSWALLGAASALGIPGNLPEVTGASKPAVLGSWVWP; from the coding sequence ATGCAGCCACGCATTCCGCTTCCGGAGGACCGGCCCTGGCGCGTCCTGGGCCTGATGTCGGGCACCAGTGCCGACGGCGTGGACGCCGTCCTCATCGAAGTGGCCCCCGGTGGTTTCGAGGGGGGGACGCCCTTCCTGCGCCTGCTGGGGCACCATCCCTGGGCCTATCCAGCCGCTCTTCGCGACCAGGTGCTGGCCGCGGCCTCGAATCGGTTGAGCCCGGCGGACCTCTGCATCCTCCAGCGGCGCCTCGGCGATCATCACGCCCAAGCCGCCAACGACCTCTGTGGGCAGTTGTCCCTTCGCCCTGATTTGGCCAGCCTCCACGGCCAGACGGTGCAGCACCACCCGGACCAGGGCGCCAGCCTTCAGTTGGCGGATCCCTACGTGCTGGCCGAAGGCCTGGGCTGCCCGGTGGTGTGGGATCTGCGCCGCCGCGACCTGGCCTTGGGCGGCCAGGGGGCGCCTCTGGTCCCCCTGCCGGAGCGCTGGCTCCACGGGGCGGCCCCCTGGTTGGCCCTGAACCTGGGTGGCATCGCCAACCTGACGTTCTGGGATGGACAGCGCACCCGCGCCTGGGACACAGGCCCCGCCATGTCCCTGTTGGACCTCGCGGCCCAGCGCTGGCTGCACTTGCCCTTCGATCCGGAAGGCGCTGCCGCCACGGGCCAGGTGGCCCAGCCCCTTCTGGAACGCTGGCTCCGCCATCCCTACTTCCAGCTTGCACCACCCAAATCCACGGGGCGTGAAGTGTTCGGCGAGGCCTGGATCGCCTCCGAATTCCAGGCCCTGGAGGCCATGCCCAGGCCCGACCGCCTGGCCACCCTGGCCGCTTTCACAGCCGCCTCCGTGGCGCACGAAACCGAGCGCCTCCGGCCTTGGCCTGCGAACCTTCGTGGCCTCGTGAGCGGGGGTGGCGCGCGGCACCAGAGGTTGCGCCAAGAGCTGGCCCAGCGCCTGCCGCTGCGCCTGGAAGATGACGCTGTCTTCCCCGCGGGCGCCCGGGAAGCCGTGAGCTGGGCCCTGCTGGGCGCCGCCAGCGCCCTGGGCATTCCCGGCAACCTGCCCGAGGTCACCGGCGCCTCAAAGCCAGCCGTGCTGGGGAGCTGGGTATGGCCGTGA
- the gatC gene encoding Asp-tRNA(Asn)/Glu-tRNA(Gln) amidotransferase subunit GatC: protein MEVTRADVLRCAALTQLSLQEEEIEPMRRAMERMLTHAASLDELPLDQVEPMLAGLGRPLPRREDIPRDTFTQAQALANAPAQDRGYFVVPKVL, encoded by the coding sequence ATGGAAGTGACCCGAGCCGATGTTTTGCGCTGCGCCGCGCTCACCCAGCTGAGCCTTCAGGAGGAAGAGATCGAGCCCATGCGCCGGGCCATGGAGCGCATGCTCACCCACGCGGCCAGCCTGGATGAGCTGCCCCTGGACCAGGTGGAACCCATGCTGGCGGGCCTGGGCCGTCCCCTGCCCCGCCGGGAGGACATTCCTCGGGATACCTTCACCCAGGCGCAGGCCCTGGCCAATGCCCCGGCCCAGGATCGTGGCTATTTCGTGGTACCGAAAGTGCTGTAG
- the tsaD gene encoding tRNA (adenosine(37)-N6)-threonylcarbamoyltransferase complex transferase subunit TsaD: MLVLGLESSCDDCSAAVVEETAAGPVLRSLVRESQDAIHGPFGGVVPELAAREHLLQVRAVMAGALAQAGIGLQDLDRLAVTRGPGLVGSLLATFSASKAVAWREGLDWVGVHHLLGHLNAARFASPDLAFPALVLLVSGGHTHLYLAQDWTSLQLLQKTRDDAAGEAFDKTARMLNLGYPGGPLVDACAQAAKQAAEPFTPPKFRDGKASWSFSGLKTGVKLRVERNPRLAEGGAEDAEVQGLCRSLQEAIATWLLKPVPGLADLHGARSLVISGGVACNSRLRSEAAALAARTGLALAIPEPRLCTDNGAMIAAAGALLTPESDPWIQNADADLKLGA; encoded by the coding sequence ATGCTGGTCCTGGGTCTGGAATCTTCCTGCGACGACTGCTCCGCCGCGGTGGTGGAGGAGACGGCCGCAGGCCCGGTGCTGCGCTCCCTGGTGCGCGAAAGCCAGGATGCCATCCACGGTCCGTTCGGCGGCGTGGTGCCCGAACTTGCCGCCCGCGAACACTTGCTGCAGGTGCGCGCGGTCATGGCTGGAGCCCTCGCCCAGGCCGGCATCGGGCTGCAGGATTTGGACCGTCTCGCGGTCACCCGGGGGCCTGGCCTGGTTGGCAGCCTGCTGGCCACCTTCAGCGCCAGCAAGGCCGTGGCCTGGCGCGAAGGCCTCGACTGGGTGGGCGTCCACCACCTGCTGGGGCACCTCAACGCGGCGCGGTTCGCTTCGCCGGATCTGGCTTTCCCGGCCCTGGTGCTGCTGGTGTCCGGCGGACACACACACCTCTACCTGGCCCAGGACTGGACCTCGCTCCAACTCCTGCAGAAAACCAGGGATGACGCCGCGGGCGAAGCCTTCGACAAGACCGCCCGCATGCTCAACCTGGGCTATCCCGGCGGCCCCCTGGTGGATGCCTGCGCCCAGGCCGCGAAACAGGCCGCCGAGCCTTTCACCCCACCCAAGTTCCGCGACGGCAAGGCCTCCTGGAGCTTCTCCGGCCTGAAGACCGGGGTGAAGCTGCGGGTGGAGCGGAACCCGCGGCTGGCCGAGGGAGGGGCCGAGGATGCCGAGGTGCAGGGCCTCTGCCGCAGCCTTCAGGAGGCCATCGCCACCTGGCTTCTGAAGCCCGTGCCGGGCCTGGCCGACCTCCATGGCGCTCGCAGCCTGGTCATCAGCGGGGGCGTGGCCTGCAATTCCCGCCTGCGCTCCGAAGCGGCGGCCCTGGCCGCGCGAACGGGGTTAGCCCTGGCCATCCCCGAACCCCGTCTCTGCACGGACAACGGCGCCATGATCGCCGCCGCGGGAGCGCTGCTGACACCCGAGTCGGATCCTTGGATCCAGAACGCCGATGCCGATCTGAAACTGGGAGCCTGA
- the priA gene encoding primosomal protein N' has translation MILVPARVQLNRPLPPLTYLAPEGLPAGVRVRVKVRNSVAVGLAMGMDPAPPAARLRPIEAVLDPFPLLPAKLRELQAFAARYYGCLEAQLLPLSLPQALLAQWEADEDGQRLSFHRDRGAWDVLADLGEAWHRDPSILPTLLHRTALRGSGFTEVRLTGAPHPPRVTPAQAKILLALEEAGGALMELELLESAGVGASVLGTLEKRGLVARMKRVDLLAQRREAGTDRTVVLSEEQSAALEAVTLGAFGVHLLQGVTGSGKTEVYLALAERVLAAGRRVLWLVPEIGLTARLLDRLEARFPGRVAVGHAGLNVGEKHGDVVRLLFNGADLFVGVRNAVMAPLRDIGLIIVDEEHEGSYKSEEHPRIHARDLAIKRAQLEACPIVLGSATPSLESWQAAKVGRYRLIQLRQRPVGVTLPKVEIVDLRDTYRLLRRKVILSPTLQQALTDTLAKGEQALLLLNRRGYENFWMCRACGKTLGCPHCAISLTYHRGDYRLRCHLCGHETVPPEACPDCGADHLRGVGEGTEQVEEHLTQLFPSARILRLDRDTTRRRGSLEAGLLAAEAGQVDILVGTQMLAKGHTFPGLTLVGVLNADQGLKVADFRASERTFQLLTQVAGRAGRAERSGRVILQTYSPEHPAISFALAQDFEGFAASELPFREGLGYPPFTALSLYRAEADSLSEARQALEGFRQRLSVPGLRVLGPLEAPVPRIRDRWRMHLLLKGTRGALSEVLARQPLDPAGAVSLDRDPIQFG, from the coding sequence ATGATCTTGGTACCCGCGCGCGTCCAGCTCAACCGGCCTCTCCCGCCCCTCACCTACCTGGCCCCGGAAGGTCTTCCCGCCGGGGTGCGTGTGCGGGTGAAGGTGCGCAACAGCGTGGCCGTGGGGCTGGCCATGGGCATGGACCCTGCGCCACCTGCGGCGAGGCTGCGCCCCATCGAGGCCGTGCTGGATCCCTTTCCGCTCTTGCCTGCAAAGCTGCGGGAGCTGCAGGCCTTCGCGGCCCGTTACTACGGTTGCCTGGAAGCCCAGCTGCTGCCCCTGAGCCTGCCGCAGGCGTTGCTGGCCCAGTGGGAGGCGGACGAGGATGGACAGCGATTGTCCTTTCACCGCGATCGCGGCGCCTGGGATGTGCTGGCGGATCTAGGCGAGGCCTGGCACCGGGACCCCTCCATCCTTCCGACGCTTCTGCACCGGACCGCCCTGCGTGGTTCCGGCTTCACGGAAGTTCGCCTCACGGGTGCGCCGCACCCGCCCCGGGTGACGCCTGCCCAGGCCAAGATCCTCCTGGCGTTGGAGGAGGCTGGCGGCGCCCTGATGGAACTCGAGCTGCTGGAATCCGCGGGCGTCGGCGCTTCCGTGCTGGGCACCCTGGAAAAGCGCGGCCTCGTCGCCCGCATGAAGCGGGTGGATCTGCTGGCGCAGCGTCGGGAGGCTGGCACCGATCGCACAGTCGTGCTCAGCGAAGAACAGTCGGCGGCACTGGAAGCGGTGACCCTCGGCGCCTTCGGAGTGCATCTGCTGCAGGGCGTCACGGGTTCCGGCAAGACCGAGGTCTACCTCGCCTTGGCTGAGCGTGTGCTGGCTGCGGGGCGCCGCGTGCTCTGGTTGGTGCCCGAGATCGGTCTCACGGCCCGGCTGCTGGATCGCTTGGAGGCGCGCTTCCCCGGGCGTGTGGCGGTGGGGCACGCCGGCCTCAATGTCGGGGAGAAACACGGCGATGTGGTGCGCCTGCTCTTCAATGGCGCGGATCTTTTTGTGGGCGTCCGCAACGCGGTCATGGCACCCCTGCGCGACATCGGGCTCATCATCGTGGATGAAGAACACGAGGGCTCCTACAAGTCCGAAGAGCACCCTCGCATCCATGCGCGGGACCTGGCCATCAAGCGGGCCCAGCTGGAGGCGTGCCCCATCGTCCTGGGCAGCGCCACGCCCAGCCTGGAGAGCTGGCAGGCGGCGAAGGTGGGCCGCTACCGCCTGATCCAACTGAGACAGCGGCCCGTGGGCGTCACCCTTCCGAAAGTGGAAATCGTGGATCTCCGCGACACCTACCGGCTATTGCGGCGCAAAGTGATCCTCTCGCCCACCCTTCAACAGGCCCTCACCGACACCCTGGCCAAAGGGGAGCAGGCCCTGCTGCTGCTGAACCGGCGTGGCTACGAGAACTTCTGGATGTGCCGCGCCTGTGGGAAGACGCTGGGCTGCCCGCACTGCGCCATTTCGCTCACCTATCATCGAGGTGATTACCGCCTGCGCTGCCATCTCTGTGGCCACGAAACCGTGCCGCCTGAGGCCTGTCCCGATTGCGGCGCGGACCACCTTCGGGGCGTCGGTGAGGGCACCGAGCAGGTGGAGGAGCACCTCACGCAGCTGTTCCCCTCGGCTCGCATCCTCCGGTTGGACCGGGATACCACCCGTCGCCGCGGCTCCCTTGAAGCGGGTCTTCTGGCTGCAGAGGCGGGTCAGGTGGACATCCTGGTGGGTACGCAGATGCTGGCCAAAGGGCATACGTTCCCGGGGCTCACCCTCGTGGGCGTGCTCAATGCCGATCAGGGCCTCAAGGTGGCCGATTTCCGAGCCTCAGAACGCACCTTCCAACTGCTCACCCAAGTGGCGGGACGGGCCGGGCGTGCCGAGCGTTCCGGTCGCGTGATCCTCCAGACCTATTCACCCGAGCACCCCGCCATCAGCTTCGCCCTGGCCCAGGACTTCGAGGGCTTCGCTGCCTCCGAACTGCCTTTCCGCGAGGGGTTGGGCTACCCCCCCTTCACGGCCCTGTCCCTTTACCGGGCCGAGGCCGACTCGCTCTCCGAAGCCCGCCAAGCCCTGGAGGGTTTTCGCCAGCGGTTGTCTGTGCCCGGTCTCCGCGTGCTCGGCCCCCTCGAAGCCCCCGTCCCAAGAATCCGAGACCGCTGGCGCATGCACCTGCTGCTGAAGGGGACTCGCGGCGCCCTAAGTGAAGTGCTCGCCCGCCAGCCGCTGGATCCGGCGGGTGCCGTCAGCCTGGACCGGGATCCGATTCAATTTGGATGA
- a CDS encoding Tfp pilus assembly protein FimT/FimU — protein sequence MKTSLHPESSRGYSLTELLVVFAIVGILAIVGISMLGDRKGNAVRGVMDEIEGVLLSAQRNSVATGTDVNLFATGDWVAGTLTIDGRRTDPADASKRLGSTSELFQSHYTRGQTIHTYAGVATVAGYTTALGGAPGLVTVPPGDSEPFLTALGNNLCPGTDKTVVISGATKRFQTGFCVFVTGLRGGGVVRGGPVGVIVVPGNMANVFKFYKPEGATTWRRL from the coding sequence ATGAAAACATCCCTTCATCCGGAAAGTTCGCGGGGTTACTCGCTCACTGAACTTCTTGTTGTATTTGCAATTGTCGGAATCCTTGCGATTGTTGGTATTTCGATGCTTGGTGATCGAAAAGGCAACGCTGTCCGGGGAGTCATGGATGAGATTGAAGGTGTTTTGCTTAGCGCTCAACGAAATAGCGTGGCAACCGGGACGGATGTAAACCTTTTCGCGACAGGTGACTGGGTCGCGGGAACATTGACCATTGACGGTCGCCGCACAGATCCAGCGGATGCGAGTAAACGTCTTGGCTCAACCAGTGAATTGTTTCAATCCCACTATACTAGGGGACAGACCATTCATACATATGCTGGAGTAGCAACGGTTGCTGGATATACGACTGCGTTGGGAGGGGCACCCGGTTTGGTGACGGTCCCTCCCGGAGATTCAGAACCATTTCTGACCGCTTTGGGTAACAATCTGTGCCCAGGAACGGACAAGACCGTGGTGATCAGTGGCGCCACAAAGCGCTTCCAGACTGGTTTTTGTGTCTTTGTAACGGGTCTTCGAGGTGGTGGGGTTGTTAGGGGAGGTCCCGTTGGCGTCATTGTGGTTCCGGGGAACATGGCAAATGTATTTAAATTCTATAAGCCAGAAGGTGCAACAACCTGGAGGCGTTTATGA
- a CDS encoding prepilin-type N-terminal cleavage/methylation domain-containing protein — protein sequence MNTEHTSRLWRTRQYGFSMIEFLITAFVLAVGVLGLALLQVMSIRSSSGSRALNTAVMVGEGVLESIQSEGRQRMLFLKFSGTAPATTYFGPDPITQYYAFDGTLMASSTNSFFTAVISSVDVVAISAAGGTKRFTLVLTYTDTPNPANPTATITRTVTLTRQVAYA from the coding sequence ATGAACACTGAACATACCTCAAGGCTTTGGCGTACCCGGCAATATGGTTTCAGCATGATCGAGTTCTTAATTACGGCCTTTGTTTTGGCTGTTGGCGTTCTAGGGCTCGCATTGCTACAAGTTATGTCCATACGTTCTAGTTCAGGTAGTAGAGCTCTTAATACGGCAGTAATGGTTGGAGAAGGGGTTCTCGAGTCCATTCAATCCGAAGGACGACAGCGAATGCTCTTTCTTAAATTTTCCGGTACTGCGCCTGCAACAACCTATTTTGGTCCGGATCCCATCACTCAATACTACGCCTTTGATGGTACGTTGATGGCGAGTTCAACCAACTCCTTCTTCACGGCTGTCATTTCTAGCGTCGACGTCGTGGCAATAAGTGCCGCGGGCGGTACGAAGCGTTTCACCTTGGTGCTTACATATACTGATACACCGAACCCCGCCAATCCGACGGCCACCATCACGCGAACCGTGACACTTACGAGGCAGGTGGCTTATGCGTAA